The Diaminobutyricimonas aerilata nucleotide sequence ACGCCGGGCAGGTGCACCGGGCCCTGCCCGTGCCAGTCCGTCACGAGCCGCGCGATTTCGAGGGTCTGCGCCCGGCTCAGGCTCACGTGGAACTCGCTCGACACCGCGAGCCGGATGAGCCGCTGCCGCAGCGCCGCCGGGTTGCTCGCGAGCGCGGCGACCGGCAGCGAGATGCCCGCCTCGGCGTGCTCCGCGAGCTCCTCCGCCACCTCCTCTGCGAAGCGGTCGAGCGCCTCGTCGTCTTCCCGCAGTTGGTCGGCGGTGCGGGCGAGCGCCTCGGCGACACCCGGCCCGAGCTCGCGTTCGAGCACGGGCAGCACGTGCTCGCGCACCCGCACGCGCGTGTACGCGGGGTCGGAGTTGTGCGGGTCCGTCCACGGCTCGAACCCCGCATCCGCACACGCCGCGATCGTCGTGGCCCGGCGCAGGGCCAACAGCGGGCGCCGGTAAAGGCCCGCTGTGGCGGGCATCCCGTGCAGGCTCGACGCGCCGCTGCCGCGGGCGAGGCCGAGCAGCACCGTCTCGGCCTGGTCGTCGAGCGTGTGTCCGAGCAGCACCGCCGCGGCGCCCGTCTCGGCGGCGGCCGCGTCGAACGCGGCGTACCGGGCGGTGCGCGCGGCCGCCTCGGGTCCGCCCTCCGTGCCCACCTCGACCCGGCGCACGAGCACGGGGGCGAGCCCGAGCTGCTGCGCCTGCCGCGCGGCCCGGTCGGCGACCTCGGCTGACGCCGCCTGCAACCCGTGGTCGACGATCACCGCGCCCGCCCGCACCCCGGCGCGCGGCGCCTCGAACGCGGTCGCCGCGGCGAGCGCGAGCGAGTCCGGCCCGCCGCTCAGCGCGACGAGCACGAGCGGCGCGTCCGCGGGCACCGTGGTCGGCGCGAGCTCGTGCGTCGGAAACTCAGGAGTTGCGGGCTCCGCGCCCACCGGCTCGTGTGTCGGAAATTCAGGAGTTCCCGCGACGGGCCGCGTTGCGGGTTCAGGAGTTCCGCGCGATCCCGCTGCGGGGAACCCCGCCGCACCCGAGCTCGCGTCCGGGTCTCCTGAATTTCCGACACCACCGCCCGCGACCGTCGCCGGCGCGACTCCTGAATTTCCGACACCACCCCGCGCGACCGTCGTTGGCGCGACTCCTGAATTTCCGACACCGGGAGCACCGGCGGCGGCGGGAGCGGCGTCCACGCGGCGCGGGCCGCGGGCGCGCGGCGCGAGGTCCGTGAGCACGGCGCGCACGGCGCGGCGCACGTCCGCGACGGCCGGGGTGAGCCGGGGACGACGGTCGGACGGGGCGCCGGAGGTCATCGGATAACGTTATGGCAGCATCCGCCGAGCGAGGAGAGAACCACATCATGGCCGACTACGACGTCGTGATCGAGATCCCCAAGGGGAGCCGCAACAAGTACGAGGTCGACCACGAGACCGGTCGCGTCTACCTCGACCGCGTGCTCTTCACCCAGTTCGTCTACCCCACCGAGTACGGCTTCTTCGAGAACACGCTCGGCCTCGACGGCGACCCCGTCGACGCGCTCGTGCTGCTCGAGTACCCCACCTTCCCCGGCGTGGGCATCAAGGTGCGCCCGGTCGGTGTCTTCAACATGACGGATGAGGCGGGCAGCGACGCGAAGGTCGTCTGCGTTCCCTACAAGGACCCGCGCTGGCAGCACATCCAGGACATCACCGACGTGCCCGAGCACGTGCGCAAGGAGATCGAGCACTTCTTCGAGCGCTACAAGGACCTCGAGCCGAACAAGTGGGTCAAGACCGAGGGCTGGGGCGACGCCGCCGAGGCGGAGGCGATCGTGCAGGCGGGCTTCGAGAAGTTCCGCACCGAGGGTCACTGACCTCACACGAGTTCCGAGAGGGCCGCGATCCGGAAGGGTTCGCGGCCCTCTCGCATGTGCCGGACACGCGGCGGTGTTCCCGAGTGGGCGAATCCATCGCCAGGACGCC carries:
- the tilS gene encoding tRNA lysidine(34) synthetase TilS, with amino-acid sequence MPADAPLVLVALSGGPDSLALAAATAFEAPRAGVRAGAVIVDHGLQAASAEVADRAARQAQQLGLAPVLVRRVEVGTEGGPEAAARTARYAAFDAAAAETGAAAVLLGHTLDDQAETVLLGLARGSGASSLHGMPATAGLYRRPLLALRRATTIAACADAGFEPWTDPHNSDPAYTRVRVREHVLPVLERELGPGVAEALARTADQLREDDEALDRFAEEVAEELAEHAEAGISLPVAALASNPAALRQRLIRLAVSSEFHVSLSRAQTLEIARLVTDWHGQGPVHLPGVRVERRAGLLVFSAAETTEGNPDAAG
- a CDS encoding inorganic diphosphatase; translated protein: MADYDVVIEIPKGSRNKYEVDHETGRVYLDRVLFTQFVYPTEYGFFENTLGLDGDPVDALVLLEYPTFPGVGIKVRPVGVFNMTDEAGSDAKVVCVPYKDPRWQHIQDITDVPEHVRKEIEHFFERYKDLEPNKWVKTEGWGDAAEAEAIVQAGFEKFRTEGH